Proteins from a genomic interval of Candidatus Poribacteria bacterium:
- a CDS encoding xanthine dehydrogenase family protein subunit M — MQDFSYVAAQTLSEAVALLDENGEKARILAGGTDLIVNVREGRRDVGLMIDVKSIPEVNVLDYGANTGLTLGAAVECYKIYAVDTICDAYPGLIDATKIIGGTAIQGRAGVGGNLCNASPAADCIPPLIVLGAICVIAGPNGERELPVEQFCTAPGQTALEKGEMLVSLKIPAPASNSSSFYLRFIPRNEMDIAVVGAGASVTLDDAKQTIVSARIALAAVAPTPLFAEEASALLAGREVSDAAIDDAAEAAQAIARPISDMRGTAEQRTHLVGVLTRRALNGAIQRIRD, encoded by the coding sequence ATGCAAGATTTTTCGTATGTTGCCGCGCAAACGCTATCGGAAGCCGTTGCACTGCTTGATGAAAACGGAGAAAAAGCTCGCATCTTGGCGGGTGGGACCGACCTCATCGTTAATGTCCGAGAGGGACGTCGCGACGTCGGCTTAATGATTGATGTCAAATCCATTCCAGAGGTGAACGTCTTAGATTACGGCGCGAACACCGGCTTAACGCTCGGTGCCGCAGTCGAATGTTATAAAATTTATGCCGTTGATACCATCTGCGATGCCTATCCGGGTTTAATCGATGCAACCAAAATTATCGGTGGCACCGCCATTCAAGGGCGCGCCGGCGTTGGGGGTAATCTATGTAACGCCTCACCCGCTGCGGATTGCATACCGCCGCTAATTGTACTCGGTGCTATCTGTGTCATTGCCGGTCCAAACGGCGAGCGTGAACTACCTGTCGAACAGTTCTGTACAGCCCCCGGGCAAACCGCTTTGGAAAAAGGCGAGATGCTCGTCTCTCTAAAGATACCAGCACCCGCAAGCAATTCCAGCTCCTTCTATCTCCGGTTCATCCCGCGGAATGAGATGGATATCGCTGTCGTCGGTGCCGGTGCTTCTGTGACACTTGATGACGCGAAACAGACAATCGTCTCTGCACGTATCGCACTCGCTGCCGTCGCCCCCACCCCGCTCTTTGCTGAGGAAGCCAGCGCGCTCCTCGCAGGTCGCGAGGTTTCTGATGCCGCGATTGATGATGCCGCAGAAGCTGCACAAGCCATCGCACGCCCGATTAGCGATATGCGCGGGACTGCCGAGCAGCGGACACACCTCGTCGGTGTGCTGACGCGACGCGCACTCAACGGCGCAATCCAGAGAATCCGAGACTAA
- a CDS encoding (2Fe-2S)-binding protein produces MARKSHVQTTINGETVEFLCESRQSLLEVLRDELYLTGAKEGCNNGNCGACSVILDGRLVNSCLVLGVETEGKSVETIEGLAEPDKLHPIQDAFLENAALQCGICTPGFIMSAKALLDSNPNPTEHEIRYWLAGNLCRCTGYDKIVKAVMDAAKETSA; encoded by the coding sequence ATGGCGAGAAAATCGCACGTTCAAACCACTATCAATGGCGAAACAGTAGAATTTCTCTGCGAATCCCGGCAAAGCCTGCTCGAAGTTCTCAGGGATGAACTCTATCTTACGGGTGCTAAAGAAGGATGCAACAACGGAAATTGCGGTGCCTGCAGTGTCATCCTCGACGGCAGACTCGTCAATTCATGTCTCGTCCTCGGTGTAGAAACTGAAGGCAAATCTGTAGAAACCATAGAAGGTCTCGCGGAACCCGACAAGCTGCACCCGATCCAAGATGCATTCTTGGAAAACGCCGCACTCCAGTGCGGTATTTGCACACCCGGCTTTATTATGAGTGCCAAGGCACTCCTGGATAGCAACCCGAATCCAACCGAACATGAAATTCGGTACTGGTTAGCGGGTAACCTGTGTCGCTGTACCGGCTATGATAAAATCGTCAAAGCGGTGATGGATGCCGCTAAGGAAACCTCTGCTTAA
- a CDS encoding xanthine dehydrogenase family protein molybdopterin-binding subunit, producing the protein MTEKKEYKVIGTRPIRHDGVDKVTGRALYGADFQMTGLLHGRVLRSPHAHARIVSIDTSRAEAYPGVKGVATAQDLPDAEDRIADLGEGAVNLKYLCDNILASDKVLYKGHAVAAVAATSPHIAEEACTLIDVEYEVLPPVLEVRQAMEADAPLLHETLKTTSMGETADEPSNVASHIQHQLGDPEKGFAEADIVVERDFVTGTVHQGYIEPHNATAHFNQDGQLTIWCSTQGAFTVREQVAEILQYPISKIKVVPMEIGGGFGGKISVYIKPVAALLAKKTGKPVKVLMNRADVFEGTGPTPASYVRVKMGATKEGKITAAEAYLAFEAGAYPGAPVGPGAMCIFAPYNIENVIIDGYDVVVNKPKTAPYRAPGAPNAAFGSESVVDEIAEKLGIDPLEIRLRNGAKEGDRRADGPVHPRIGCIETVETAKAHPHYTAPNGKKHHGRGVASGYWFNIGLESSVTINVNSDGTINLIEGSTDIGGTRASIAMQAAEVLGIPAESVNPSVVDTNSVGYTAVTGGSRTTYATGYAAYEAAQDVKRKMIARAAKLWEVDEDNVQFADGEFSCINGKEEQISFRDLCGRLGQTGGPVVGSGTVNPGGAGGAYATHIVDVAVDEETGKVEILRYTAVQDAGRAIHPSYVEGQIQGGAVQGIGWALNEEYIYNDEGTMTNASFLDYRMPTCLDLPMIDAVIVEVPNPGHPYGVRGVGEVPIVPPMAAIANAIYDAIGIRMTELPMSPDRLLKAMGKI; encoded by the coding sequence ATGACTGAAAAGAAAGAATATAAAGTCATCGGCACCCGCCCCATCCGCCATGACGGCGTCGACAAAGTCACCGGTCGCGCACTTTACGGGGCAGATTTCCAAATGACCGGACTCCTGCACGGGAGGGTCCTGCGGAGCCCACACGCCCACGCGCGAATCGTATCGATTGACACCAGCCGTGCCGAAGCGTATCCCGGTGTTAAAGGCGTTGCCACCGCGCAAGACTTGCCTGACGCTGAGGACAGAATCGCAGACTTAGGCGAAGGTGCGGTCAATCTCAAGTATCTCTGCGACAACATCTTGGCAAGCGATAAGGTGCTATACAAGGGACACGCCGTTGCCGCTGTCGCCGCGACAAGCCCGCATATCGCAGAAGAGGCGTGTACACTCATTGATGTCGAATACGAGGTGCTGCCACCCGTCTTAGAGGTGCGCCAAGCAATGGAGGCGGACGCCCCCCTCCTGCACGAAACCCTGAAAACCACCTCAATGGGCGAGACGGCTGATGAACCCAGCAACGTCGCAAGTCATATCCAACATCAGTTGGGTGATCCTGAAAAAGGGTTCGCCGAAGCCGATATCGTTGTTGAACGTGATTTCGTTACAGGCACTGTTCACCAAGGTTATATTGAACCCCACAACGCCACGGCGCACTTTAACCAAGATGGTCAACTGACGATATGGTGTAGCACACAGGGCGCGTTTACCGTTCGTGAACAGGTCGCCGAAATTCTCCAATACCCCATTTCGAAAATTAAGGTGGTTCCGATGGAGATTGGCGGCGGTTTTGGCGGTAAGATTAGCGTCTACATCAAACCGGTCGCCGCGTTGCTGGCGAAGAAAACGGGTAAACCGGTTAAGGTGCTCATGAACCGTGCAGATGTATTTGAAGGCACAGGACCGACACCTGCCTCCTACGTCCGCGTCAAGATGGGTGCGACCAAAGAGGGTAAGATAACCGCCGCTGAAGCATATCTCGCTTTTGAAGCCGGTGCGTATCCCGGTGCCCCCGTTGGACCCGGTGCGATGTGTATCTTTGCACCCTACAACATTGAAAACGTCATCATTGACGGCTACGATGTCGTTGTCAATAAGCCGAAAACCGCCCCCTATCGCGCCCCTGGGGCACCAAACGCCGCTTTCGGTTCAGAGTCAGTTGTTGACGAAATCGCGGAGAAACTCGGCATCGATCCACTTGAGATCCGATTGCGCAACGGCGCAAAAGAGGGCGACCGACGCGCAGATGGACCCGTCCACCCTCGCATCGGCTGTATTGAGACAGTTGAAACCGCGAAAGCGCATCCCCACTATACCGCACCGAATGGGAAGAAACACCACGGACGCGGGGTCGCTTCGGGTTACTGGTTCAATATCGGCTTGGAGTCGAGCGTGACGATTAATGTCAACTCCGATGGCACAATTAACCTGATTGAAGGTTCCACAGACATCGGTGGTACGCGCGCTTCGATCGCCATGCAGGCGGCAGAAGTCCTCGGTATCCCCGCCGAATCGGTCAACCCAAGTGTTGTTGATACCAATTCTGTCGGTTACACCGCTGTAACGGGCGGTAGCCGCACAACCTACGCGACCGGTTACGCCGCTTATGAAGCCGCACAGGATGTCAAGCGGAAAATGATTGCACGCGCCGCGAAACTCTGGGAAGTTGACGAAGACAACGTGCAGTTCGCAGATGGCGAATTTTCATGCATCAACGGCAAAGAGGAGCAGATAAGTTTCCGCGACCTCTGTGGACGGCTCGGTCAAACCGGGGGTCCGGTGGTAGGTAGTGGAACAGTGAATCCCGGTGGTGCAGGGGGTGCCTACGCAACGCACATTGTAGATGTAGCAGTGGACGAGGAGACGGGTAAGGTCGAGATCCTCCGCTATACCGCAGTCCAGGACGCAGGAAGAGCTATCCATCCGAGCTACGTTGAAGGGCAAATACAGGGTGGTGCTGTTCAAGGTATCGGATGGGCATTGAATGAGGAATACATCTACAATGACGAAGGCACTATGACCAACGCCAGTTTCCTCGATTACCGGATGCCGACCTGCTTAGATTTACCTATGATTGATGCCGTCATCGTTGAAGTCCCGAATCCGGGTCATCCGTATGGTGTGCGTGGGGTCGGTGAAGTACCGATTGTGCCACCGATGGCTGCCATTGCCAATGCTATCTACGATGCTATCGGCATTCGAATGACAGAGCTCCCGATGTCGCCTGATCGGCTTCTGAAAGCCATGGGCAAGATCTAA
- a CDS encoding MoaD/ThiS family protein, which yields MPTVVIPPLMRKFTGGEENITLPGATVREVIDNLESRHPGIKARLCEEDRLKPGIAIYINGLLSRGSLLERVDADAEIHFLPAIGGGVAEPPH from the coding sequence ATGCCAACCGTAGTGATTCCTCCCCTCATGCGTAAATTTACAGGCGGCGAAGAGAACATCACGCTTCCCGGTGCAACTGTCCGGGAAGTGATTGATAATTTAGAAAGTCGTCATCCGGGTATCAAAGCGCGGTTATGTGAAGAAGACCGTCTTAAGCCCGGTATCGCCATATATATCAACGGTCTCCTGTCTCGAGGATCCCTCCTCGAACGCGTTGACGCGGACGCAGAAATTCATTTCCTCCCTGCCATCGGCGGCGGTGTCGCAGAACCACCGCACTAA
- a CDS encoding polysaccharide deacetylase family protein — MKKENQELSEVETLQPIPDRLVVLTFDDGNKSDYIYAGPLLKRYGFGATFFITEGLNFLNSKAHYVTWEEIRQLHEDGFEIGNHTRHHKHVTTQSKEELMADLIHIDKRCEAYGIPIPETFGYPADCRGPEALEVLTEKGYRFARRGIGPEFPFHPEGGRGPVYDPNVHHPLVIPSTGVPGPNYGFEDLVWAVEQAKDGKIAVLTFHGVPALEHPWVDVSPELFKTYMDYLRDSGCTVIALRDLTKYVDASETLGKSITYW, encoded by the coding sequence ATGAAAAAAGAAAATCAGGAATTATCTGAAGTTGAAACCCTGCAACCCATCCCCGATAGGTTGGTTGTCCTCACCTTTGATGACGGTAACAAATCAGATTATATCTATGCTGGACCCCTGTTGAAGCGTTACGGTTTTGGGGCGACATTTTTCATCACTGAGGGTCTCAATTTCCTCAACAGCAAGGCGCACTATGTCACATGGGAAGAGATCCGTCAATTGCACGAGGACGGTTTCGAGATAGGGAACCACACCCGTCATCATAAACATGTCACTACACAATCGAAAGAAGAACTGATGGCGGACCTGATACACATCGATAAACGATGCGAGGCATACGGTATTCCTATCCCTGAGACCTTTGGCTATCCTGCGGATTGTCGCGGACCGGAAGCGTTAGAAGTGCTGACAGAAAAAGGGTATCGTTTCGCGCGGCGTGGCATTGGACCCGAGTTTCCATTTCATCCAGAAGGTGGGCGTGGACCGGTTTACGACCCGAATGTCCATCATCCACTGGTCATTCCGTCAACAGGTGTTCCCGGTCCAAACTACGGATTCGAGGATTTGGTTTGGGCGGTTGAACAGGCAAAGGACGGAAAAATCGCTGTCCTGACGTTTCACGGCGTGCCTGCCCTTGAACACCCGTGGGTTGATGTCTCACCTGAACTGTTTAAGACCTACATGGATTATCTTCGTGACAGCGGCTGCACAGTTATTGCGTTGCGCGATCTGACGAAATACGTTGATGCATCAGAGACGCTTGGGAAAAGCATAACATATTGGTAA
- a CDS encoding ABC transporter permease subunit, producing the protein MLLTLIRRELLDNLMTFRFAAAVFIMLLLVVANTVVLLKDYEQRLTAYNTATQESHQRLRGQKTYSYYIGKLIVHRAPNPLSIFNLGLDKRVGNKITVYHAFVPTIWDAEKHGADNPFLNLFTSIDIASIFQAVLSLLALIFAYDALAGERERGTLRLVLTHPVQRGYILFAKYISAMLCLLVPLLISLLLSITLLTTSTAISLNTDEFLRIGGIVLTSLLYLSLFYLIGLCISAMTRRTSTALMLCMFVWGFLVLVYPNLILTAVETTPQPDAYISDHQQIKQRWEEWERERKQFLRNDPVLGPLSRNGEGWGFNLEGVEFTFGPRVDKPSRLLYFYQTGFHAGKIGSESEPQVPLVQDYYGFYNRGTLNTVNKTWLVRKPALEAIYIQPANLGRILLKFSPVGLYDAATEAWAGTDLAGVQDFFNAVQHYRRAVLDYFHDEKIFESRQWFAADHGTADWDALPQFSFQRNSTDINAKRALPDLFLLLTMNLILFTIIFLVFIKSDV; encoded by the coding sequence ATGCTACTCACACTTATCCGTCGAGAACTTCTTGATAATCTCATGACATTCCGATTCGCTGCAGCGGTTTTTATTATGTTGCTGCTTGTGGTCGCCAATACCGTCGTGCTTCTCAAGGACTATGAACAGCGACTAACCGCTTACAACACGGCTACCCAGGAAAGTCACCAGAGATTGCGTGGGCAAAAAACCTATTCCTATTATATTGGGAAATTAATTGTCCATCGTGCACCTAACCCGTTGAGTATTTTCAATCTTGGGTTGGATAAACGGGTCGGGAACAAAATTACCGTATACCACGCCTTTGTGCCGACAATTTGGGATGCAGAGAAACACGGTGCCGATAATCCATTTCTCAATCTCTTCACTTCAATTGATATCGCCTCTATTTTTCAGGCGGTCCTCAGTCTCCTCGCGCTGATCTTCGCTTACGATGCACTCGCGGGTGAACGTGAACGGGGGACGTTACGCCTCGTCCTGACACATCCCGTCCAGCGTGGATACATCCTATTCGCTAAATACATCAGCGCGATGCTCTGCCTACTTGTGCCGCTGCTGATAAGCCTCCTCCTGTCCATCACCTTGCTGACGACATCCACTGCGATCTCCTTGAACACGGATGAATTCCTTCGTATCGGCGGAATTGTCCTGACATCGCTTCTTTATCTGTCATTGTTCTACCTCATCGGCTTATGTATCTCCGCGATGACGCGTCGAACCAGCACAGCACTCATGCTTTGCATGTTCGTCTGGGGATTCTTAGTGCTTGTATATCCCAATCTGATTCTTACCGCTGTTGAAACCACACCGCAACCGGATGCCTATATCTCGGACCATCAGCAAATCAAACAGAGGTGGGAAGAATGGGAGAGAGAACGCAAGCAGTTTCTCCGCAATGACCCCGTCTTAGGTCCCCTATCGCGTAACGGTGAAGGGTGGGGATTTAACTTGGAAGGCGTTGAATTCACCTTCGGACCGCGTGTAGACAAACCTTCAAGATTACTCTATTTCTACCAAACCGGATTCCATGCCGGAAAAATTGGATCAGAATCTGAGCCACAGGTACCACTCGTCCAAGATTATTACGGTTTCTACAATAGAGGGACTCTCAATACTGTAAACAAAACGTGGTTGGTCCGGAAACCCGCGCTTGAAGCTATCTACATCCAACCCGCAAATCTCGGTCGCATCCTACTAAAGTTTTCACCGGTTGGGTTGTATGATGCGGCAACAGAGGCTTGGGCAGGCACCGACTTAGCGGGGGTTCAAGACTTTTTTAACGCAGTCCAACACTACCGGCGCGCAGTCCTCGACTATTTCCACGACGAAAAGATATTTGAATCGAGACAATGGTTCGCTGCCGACCACGGCACCGCCGACTGGGACGCGCTCCCACAGTTCTCGTTTCAACGAAACAGTACAGACATAAACGCCAAACGCGCATTACCGGATTTATTCCTACTGCTGACCATGAATCTAATCCTATTCACAATCATATTTCTCGTTTTCATCAAGAGCGATGTATAG
- a CDS encoding ABC transporter permease subunit, with amino-acid sequence MWHIAKREIYDNLNSLRFALTTVLLLALMVTNAVRHLREHPKHVQRYREAVAESLNHLTTRAEESLYTLAQYGPGNLYKKPSPLHFCANGSEPILPDMVEVNKPVVFGTIGTSDSYEEKVVLHGIWTLSYPDANLQNKDVGPDVSQVDWGFIIGYVLSLLALLFTFDTISGERERGTLRLMLANSIPRHTVLIGKFLGALLSVSIPFILAVLVNLLLISTANTVHLTADAWARLGIIFCLALLYTSLFLALGLLVSTRVQRSAVSLMILLLTWVTFVVFMPSTLASIASSFSPAVSFDEFWQQRNPAQEDLWDKYGDRLWSEESDEETLRAKSGFYIDHVEKSERWQGERLKYRSSQVHRARAITSISPATLLQHLIEAFAGTGFDRHLQFVENTQRYARQFREFIVDTDRGDPKSLHIIGVREGMSQKPVSSAGVPRFEDTLSLSKDLNARAIEILLLALFVVMLLSSAYLAFVRVEV; translated from the coding sequence ATGTGGCATATCGCAAAACGTGAAATCTACGATAACCTCAATAGCCTTCGATTCGCGCTAACAACAGTGTTGTTGCTGGCACTGATGGTAACCAATGCTGTTAGGCATCTCCGAGAGCATCCGAAACATGTCCAGCGATATCGGGAGGCTGTCGCTGAATCTTTGAATCACTTAACGACTCGCGCCGAGGAGAGTCTTTATACACTGGCACAATACGGACCGGGGAATCTCTACAAAAAGCCGTCTCCGCTTCACTTCTGTGCAAATGGAAGTGAACCGATTTTACCAGATATGGTCGAAGTGAACAAACCCGTTGTGTTCGGGACGATCGGCACGTCCGATTCATACGAAGAGAAGGTAGTCCTCCACGGTATCTGGACCCTGTCCTATCCAGATGCCAACCTCCAGAACAAGGACGTTGGACCCGACGTTTCACAAGTCGATTGGGGGTTCATCATCGGTTACGTCTTAAGTTTGCTGGCACTCTTATTCACTTTTGACACCATCTCTGGCGAACGCGAGCGTGGCACACTCCGATTGATGTTAGCAAATTCAATTCCCCGACACACTGTCCTTATCGGTAAGTTCTTAGGGGCATTGCTCAGTGTTAGCATCCCGTTTATACTTGCTGTGTTGGTGAACCTCTTACTGATTTCTACAGCAAATACTGTTCACCTGACGGCAGACGCATGGGCACGCTTAGGTATCATTTTCTGTCTCGCGCTTTTATACACGAGTCTGTTTTTGGCGTTAGGGTTGTTGGTCTCCACGCGTGTGCAACGGAGCGCGGTGAGTTTGATGATACTCCTTTTGACGTGGGTAACCTTTGTCGTTTTTATGCCCAGTACCCTCGCTTCAATCGCAAGTAGTTTCTCACCTGCCGTCTCTTTTGATGAATTTTGGCAGCAGCGGAACCCAGCGCAAGAGGATTTATGGGATAAATACGGGGATCGGCTCTGGTCGGAGGAATCCGACGAAGAGACGCTGAGAGCAAAAAGTGGCTTTTACATCGACCATGTTGAAAAATCAGAACGCTGGCAGGGAGAACGATTAAAGTACCGGAGTTCTCAGGTACACCGCGCCCGCGCCATCACCAGTATCTCACCCGCCACACTGTTGCAGCACCTTATTGAGGCGTTTGCTGGAACGGGGTTTGACCGACATTTGCAATTTGTGGAGAATACACAACGTTACGCCCGACAATTCCGTGAATTCATCGTTGACACCGATAGAGGGGACCCTAAAAGCCTTCATATCATAGGTGTTCGTGAAGGCATGTCACAGAAGCCTGTCAGTTCCGCAGGAGTTCCGAGGTTTGAAGACACACTCAGCCTCAGTAAAGACCTCAATGCCAGAGCAATAGAGATACTGCTGTTGGCGTTGTTCGTTGTGATGCTTCTGTCGAGTGCGTATCTCGCCTTTGTGCGTGTTGAGGTGTGA
- a CDS encoding ABC transporter permease subunit, with amino-acid sequence MLLTLIRRELLDNLMTFRFAAAVFIMLLLVVAVTGVLIQDYERRLESYNTSVESHRQLLRKRPIYSPGLAKLYVDRPPNPLSLFNVGLDKRLGNRILVSHWFVPSLWDAEMDSSDNSFLNIFSSIDIVFIFEVVLSLLALIFAYDALAGEHENGTLRLVLTHPIRRGYILLAKYISAMLCLLVPLLMSLLLTVILITTSASIFLNTDDFLRMGGIVLSSLVYLSVFYLIGLLISAVTRRSSTALMLSMFVWGFLVLVYPNLILATIVPQETSEARGASALNEIKQLYEEFDRERKNFLANDPVQGDDPMFNMDGPSGWGGGAGFTENRLTLLYYYWSVTFYNEFYDKYLHKVPYAQNYYGFLEPRIIDTADQTWLIRKQALEDIFVRPAFVDRILLRLSPVGIYDLATQAWAGTDLKGIQDFFDEARQYRQTVIAYLYDKKAFRSREWFAGDKTQVDWDGLPQFSFQRTDIGINAKRALPELFLLLTINLVLFTIIFLIFVKSEV; translated from the coding sequence ATGCTGTTAACACTGATCCGTCGAGAACTCCTCGATAATCTCATGACATTCCGATTTGCTGCAGCGGTTTTCATTATGTTGCTGCTTGTTGTTGCTGTCACCGGGGTGCTCATCCAAGATTACGAGCGTCGGTTGGAGAGTTACAACACATCCGTCGAATCGCATCGACAACTATTACGTAAGAGACCAATCTATTCGCCTGGGCTGGCGAAATTATATGTCGATCGACCACCAAATCCCTTGAGCCTGTTCAATGTTGGGTTGGATAAGCGGCTGGGTAACAGAATTCTGGTATCGCATTGGTTTGTTCCGTCACTGTGGGATGCCGAAATGGACAGTTCGGATAATTCGTTTCTCAATATTTTTTCTTCAATTGATATCGTTTTTATTTTTGAGGTAGTCCTTAGTCTACTCGCGCTTATATTCGCTTACGATGCCCTTGCCGGAGAACACGAAAATGGCACCTTACGACTTGTTTTGACGCATCCTATCCGACGCGGGTATATCCTGCTTGCGAAATATATCAGTGCGATGCTCTGCTTGCTTGTTCCATTATTGATGAGTCTGCTGCTCACAGTAATTTTGATAACAACATCCGCTTCAATTTTCTTGAACACCGATGATTTTCTCCGCATGGGTGGGATCGTTCTGTCATCGCTTGTGTATCTCTCAGTGTTTTACCTCATAGGGCTACTGATTTCAGCGGTAACACGCCGTAGCAGCACCGCACTGATGCTGTCAATGTTTGTTTGGGGATTCTTGGTATTGGTCTATCCGAATCTGATTCTTGCCACGATTGTTCCGCAAGAAACCTCGGAGGCACGCGGGGCATCTGCTCTCAATGAAATAAAGCAGCTATATGAAGAATTTGACAGAGAACGAAAAAACTTCCTCGCTAACGATCCTGTTCAAGGAGATGACCCAATGTTTAATATGGACGGACCCAGTGGATGGGGAGGTGGTGCTGGATTTACAGAGAATCGATTGACCTTATTGTATTATTATTGGAGTGTTACATTCTATAACGAATTTTATGACAAATACCTCCATAAAGTACCATACGCCCAAAATTACTACGGTTTTCTCGAACCTCGCATTATTGATACAGCTGACCAAACGTGGCTTATCCGAAAGCAGGCATTGGAGGACATTTTCGTACGTCCAGCATTCGTTGATAGAATATTGTTGAGGCTTTCGCCTGTTGGGATATATGATCTCGCAACCCAGGCGTGGGCAGGGACCGATTTGAAGGGTATTCAAGACTTTTTCGACGAAGCTCGGCAATACCGACAGACGGTGATTGCCTATTTATACGATAAAAAGGCATTCAGATCCCGAGAGTGGTTTGCCGGAGACAAGACTCAGGTGGACTGGGACGGACTGCCTCAGTTCTCTTTTCAAAGAACTGATATAGGCATAAATGCAAAACGGGCCTTACCAGAGCTGTTCCTACTTCTAACAATCAACCTTGTCTTGTTCACAATAATATTTCTGATTTTTGTTAAAAGTGAGGTGTAG
- a CDS encoding ABC transporter permease subunit, with protein sequence MIWYIAKRELYDNLNSLRFALATVLLFGLMLTNAVVHLREQPARIQRYLTTVTDARNALETRADSLYELARKGPGKLYKKPSPLHFCAEGGDPFLSGAVQSDHYFWENEGLKSFWQMRYPSATPNLTNIRPDVTKIDWAFVIGYVLSLIALLFTFDAIAGERERGTLRLMLANSVPRHTVLIGKFLGALVSISISFAFAVLINLSVISTSSAVHLGADVWVRSGIVCFVALLYTSLFLALGLLVSTRVQRSAVSLMILLLMWVTFVIFTPSILALITSGFSSPMSYDELRVHQNRINDKHLEQYWRVLGRSKSETLQAASKYVTQEAAEQERLIEKRLNEQVAQVQQARSITRISPTAILQHLLESFAGTGFERHLQFLENAQHYAREYREFVIDTDNADPESLHLIGVREGMSQKPVNPDAVPIFEDALSLSKDFNAAAMDLLLLTLFVVVLLAGAYLAFVRLEI encoded by the coding sequence ATGATTTGGTATATCGCAAAACGAGAACTCTATGATAATCTAAATAGCCTCCGATTCGCGCTCGCAACAGTCCTGCTGTTCGGCTTGATGCTAACCAATGCTGTTGTGCATCTCCGAGAACAACCCGCGAGAATACAGCGGTATCTGACGACTGTCACAGATGCGCGTAATGCTTTAGAAACACGGGCAGACAGCCTGTATGAACTGGCACGGAAGGGACCCGGAAAACTTTACAAAAAACCATCTCCACTTCATTTCTGTGCCGAAGGTGGTGATCCTTTTTTGTCAGGTGCTGTTCAGTCAGATCACTACTTTTGGGAAAACGAGGGTCTAAAGAGTTTCTGGCAGATGAGGTATCCATCTGCAACCCCAAATCTGACCAATATTCGCCCGGACGTTACAAAAATAGATTGGGCATTTGTGATTGGTTACGTTTTGAGCTTGATTGCTCTCCTGTTTACGTTCGATGCCATTGCGGGAGAACGTGAACGCGGCACACTTCGGTTGATGTTAGCGAATTCGGTGCCGCGCCACACTGTACTGATCGGCAAGTTTTTAGGGGCATTGGTAAGCATTAGTATATCGTTTGCATTTGCTGTGTTGATAAATCTTTCAGTGATTTCCACGTCAAGTGCTGTTCACCTCGGTGCGGATGTATGGGTTCGTTCAGGTATCGTTTGCTTTGTTGCACTCCTATACACAAGTCTATTTCTTGCGTTAGGGTTGCTCGTGTCTACGCGTGTGCAGCGCAGTGCGGTGAGTCTAATGATACTTCTGTTAATGTGGGTCACCTTTGTGATTTTTACGCCCAGTATCCTTGCCCTGATTACCAGCGGCTTCTCCTCTCCAATGTCCTACGATGAACTTCGGGTACACCAAAATCGGATTAATGACAAGCACTTAGAGCAATACTGGCGCGTATTGGGCAGATCTAAATCAGAGACTTTGCAAGCGGCAAGCAAGTATGTCACACAAGAAGCAGCGGAGCAGGAACGCTTGATTGAGAAACGCTTAAACGAGCAGGTTGCACAAGTTCAACAGGCACGTTCCATTACTCGTATTTCGCCGACTGCGATTCTTCAGCATCTCCTTGAATCCTTCGCTGGAACCGGTTTTGAGCGACATCTGCAGTTCTTAGAGAATGCGCAGCACTACGCTCGCGAATACCGCGAATTCGTTATTGACACCGATAATGCCGATCCAGAAAGTCTTCATCTGATTGGTGTTCGTGAAGGTATGTCCCAAAAGCCTGTCAATCCAGATGCGGTGCCGATATTTGAAGACGCGCTGAGCCTGAGTAAAGATTTCAACGCAGCGGCGATGGACCTGTTGTTATTAACGCTGTTTGTCGTTGTTTTGTTAGCTGGTGCGTATCTCGCCTTTGTGCGACTTGAGATTTGA